The following are from one region of the Arachis duranensis cultivar V14167 chromosome 10, aradu.V14167.gnm2.J7QH, whole genome shotgun sequence genome:
- the LOC107471386 gene encoding 40S ribosomal protein S16-like, which translates to MAAQPLEQVQCFGRKKTAVAVTYCKRGRGLIKINGCPIEVVEPEILRFKAFEPILLLGRSRFAGVDMRIRVKGGGHTSQIYAIRQSIAKALVAFYQKYVDEQSKKEIKDILVRYDRTLLVADPRRCEPKKFGGRGARARFQKSYR; encoded by the coding sequence ATGGCGGCGCAGCCTCTCGAGCAGGTCCAATGCTTCGGTCGCAAGAAAACGGCGGTTGCGGTTACCTACTGCAAGCGCGGCCGCGGGCTCATCAAGATCAATGGCTGCCCAATCGAGGTTGTTGAGCCTGAGATCCTACGGTTCAAGGCCTTCGAGCCGATTCTTCTGTTAGGGCGGAGCCGCTTCGCCGGCGTCGACATGCGCATCCGCGTCAAGGGCGGTGGACACACTTCTCAGATCTACGCCATAAGGCAGAGCATAGCGAAGGCGCTGGTTGCGTTCTACCAGAAGTACGTTGATGAACAGAGCAAGAAGGAGATCAAGGACATTCTCGTCAGGTACGATAGGACCTTACTTGTTGCTGATCCAAGGCGCTGTGAGCCTAAGAAGTTCGGTGGTCGTGGCGCTCGCGCGAGGTTCCAGAAATCTTACCGTTAG
- the LOC107471312 gene encoding uncharacterized protein At3g28850, translating into MKLLQLNHKGMDLEKEEEEEGEKHWIILYTTSMRGIRKTFQDCNRIRFLLRSLRVKFDERDVSLHMDYRDELWNLFGGKVTIPPKLFIKGTCIGGADEVLALHELGCLRNLLEGAPTITTDHDHCPCLGCNNFRFSICSLCSGSRKLRTIHAHDDHDFFFVRCPECNENGLVKCTICTS; encoded by the coding sequence ATGAAGCTCCTTCAACTCAATCACAAAGGCATGGATctggagaaagaagaagaagaagaaggagaaaagcaTTGGATCATTCTGTACACGACGAGCATGAGAGGGATAAGGAAAACATTTCAAGACTGCAACAGAATCAGGTTCCTTCTGAGAAGCCTCCGAGTGAAGTTTGATGAGAGGGATGTGTCCCTTCACATGGACTACAGGGATGAGTTGTGGAATCTATTTGGCGGCAAAGTCACCATCCCTCCCAAGCTCTTCATCAAGGGAACCTGCATTGGCGGCGCTGACGAGGTTCTTGCCTTGCATGAGCTCGGCTGCCTTAGGAACCTTCTAGAAGGTGCTCCCACTATCACTACCGATCATGATCACTGCCCTTGTCTTGGTTGCAACAATTTCAGGTTCTCTATTTGCTCTTTGTGCAGTGGAAGCCGCAAACTCCGCACTATTCACGCTCATGACGATCATGACTTCTTCTTTGTTAGGTGTCCAGAGTGCAACGAGAATGGTCTTGTCAAATGCACCATTTGCACCTCCtaa
- the LOC107471371 gene encoding uncharacterized protein LOC107471371 encodes MVVKMMRWRPWPPLVARKYEIRLVVRKLEGCDLLQFDSQESPKLTVEIRWKGPKLTLGSLRRTPLSRNFTREADILDTARTLAQWDEEFHTVCTFSVNKDNAFHPWEIAFTLFNGLNQGPKSKVPVLGTALLNIAEFASLADQKDFDLSIPLIIPGVSTESSPSLCISVSLVELRSAQESADVVQRSVVPLSSPSAQSGETNLTEKDELSAIKAGLRKVKIFTEYVSSRKEKIAKTACNELEGSESRCSRSEDYPMDSDSLDDFEEGESDERKEDSSFRKSFSYESLAYANAGGLFYSNTRVNCEDESCIYYSYRKSDDVCSQMEDSTMCSSEPYLSQMSKRSILPWRKRKLSFRSPKGHKGEPLLKKAYAEEGGDDIDFDRRQLSSDESFSLRLYKTEDDSCANGSSVSEFGDDNFAVGSWEQKEVLSRDGHMKLQTQVFFASIDQRSERAAGESACTALVAVIADWFQNNHDLMPIKSQFDSLIREGSSEWRKLCDNETYRERFPDKHFDLETVIQAKIRPLSVVPGKSFIGFFHPEGMDEERFDFLHGAMSFDNIWDEISRVGEECPSNGEPQVYIVSWNDHFFILKVEDDAYYIIDTLGERLYEGCNQAYILKFDSNTLIYKMHDAAPHDSNEKLKGEQQIVEAVQVNGKEMDDQSKSESEKELLCRGKEACKAYIKNFLAAIPIRELQADLKKGLLSSTPLHHRLQLEFNYTQLVQSHAATETSSMATPDTLTSTSAIETSSVATIETLALVVTETPEAFALPEIQEYENETLTLAVTDVTQS; translated from the exons ATGGTGGTGAAGATGATGAGGTGGCGGCCTTGGCCGCCTCTTGTTGCGAGGAAGTATGAGATTCGGTTGGTGGTTAGGAAGTTAGAGGGCTGCGATCTGCTGCAGTTTGACTCCCAAGAGTCTCCCAAATTGACGGTGGAGATTAGGTGGAAGGGTCCAAAACTCACTCTGGGCTCTCTACGGAGGACTCCACTCTCCAGAAACTTCACTAGAGAAGCGGATATCCTTGACACTGCAAGAACCTTGGCTCAATGGGACGAGGAGTTTCACACTGTTTGCACGTTCAGTGTCAACAAGGACAATGCCTTCCATCCGTGGGAGATCGCTTTCACTCTTTTTAAT GGACTGAATCAAGGGCCTAAGAGTAAGGTTCCTGTTCTTGGGACTGCTCTCTTGAATATTGCTGAATTTGCATCTCTAGCTGATCAAAAGGATTTTGATTTAAGCATTCCTCTCATTATTCCTGGGGTTTCTACCGAATCTTCTCCCTCACTTTGT ATATCGGTTAGCTTAGTGGAGTTAAGATCAGCGCAGGAAAGTGCTGACGTAGTTCAGAGATCTGTAGTTCCCCTTTCATCTCCCTCTGCTCAGTCTGGAGAAACAAACTTGACGGAAAAGGATGAGCTATCTGCAATCAAGGCTGGCCTTAGGAAAGTCAAGATTTTTACAGAGTATGTATCCTCTAGGaaagaaaaaatagcaaaaacagCGTGTAATGAGCTAGAGGGAAGTGAAAGTAGGTGTTCTAGGAGTGAAGATTACCCCATGGATTCTGATTCACTGGATGATTTTGAAGAAGGAGAATCAGATGAGAGGAAGGAAGATTCCAGCTTTAGGAAGTCATTTAGTTATGAAAGTCTGGCATACGCAAATGCTGGAGGATTGTTTTATTCTAACACAAGGGTAAATTGTGAAGATGAAAGTTGTATTTACTACAGCTACAGGAAGTCAGATGATGTGTGTTCACAGATGGAGGATTCAACTATGTGTTCATCTGAGCCTTATTTGTCTCAAATGTCAAAGCGAAGCATATTACCGTGGAGGAAGAGGAAGTTGAGCTTCAGATCTCCCAAAGGTCACAAGGGAGAGCCATTATTAAAGAAGGCCTATGCAGAAGAAGGTGGTGATGACATAGATTTTGATCGTCGGCAACTTAGCTCTGATGAATCCTTTTCACTTCGG TTGTACAAGACTGAGGATGACTCGTGTGCAAATGGCTCATCAGTATCTGAGTTTGGTGATGACAACTTTGCTGTAGGGAGTTGGGAGCAGAAAGAAGTACTGAGTCGTGATGGTCACATGAAGCTTCAGACACAGGTCTTCTTTGCTTCAATCGATCAACGGAGTGAACGTGCAGCTGGTGAGAGTGCATGTACAGCTCTTGTTGCTGTAATTGCTGATTGGTTCCAGAACAATCATGATCTTATGCCCATAAAGTCACAGTTTGACAGTCTAATTCGAGAAGGCTCATCAGAATGGAGAAAACTGTGTGACAATGAAACCTATAGGGAGCGGTTCCCTGACAAGCATTTTGATTTGGAAACTGTCATTCAAGCAAAGATACGCCCCCTTTCTGTGGTTCCAGGGAAGTCCTTTATCGGTTTTTTCCATCCTGAAGGGATGGATGAGGAGAGATTTGACTTCCTGCATGGTGCTATGTCTTTTGATAACATTTGGGATGAGATCAGTCGAGTTGGAGAGGAGTGCCCAAGCAATGGGGAACCGCAAGTTTATATTGTTAGCTGGAATGACCATTTTTTCATCTTGAAAGTTGAAGATGATGCTTATTACATCATTGACACATTGGGAGAGAGGCTTTATGAAGGATGTAATCAGGCttacattttaaaatttgacagtAATACACTAATATACAAGATGCATGATGCTGCTCCTCACGATTCGAATGAGAAACTAAAAGGTGAGCAGCAAATTGTTGAAGCAGTACAAGTTAATGGTAAAGAGATGGATGATCAGTCAAAGAGTGAGTCAGAAAAGGAACTCTTGTGTAGagggaaggaagcatgcaaagcCTACATAAAAAACTTCCTGGCTGCAATCCCTATAAGAGAACTGCAAGCTGATCTCAAGAAAGGTCTCTTATCATCAACACCTCTTCATCATAGACTGCAACTTGAGTTTAACTACACCCAACTGGTACAGTCTCATGCTGCAACCGAAACATCATCCATGGCTACTCCTGATACCCTTACTTCAACTTCAGCCATTGAAACATCATCCGTGGCTACTATTGAGACCCTCGCTCTTGTGGTTACTGAGACACCTGAGGCTTTTGCTCTTCCAGAAATCCAAGAATATGAGAATGAGACTCTTACTCTTGCAGTAACAGATGTTACGCAATCTTAA